In the genome of Ignavibacteriota bacterium, the window AAACGGGGGCAAATGGCATACGGGAGGACGAACAACAACACAAACCAACGGTTTGGATTGTCGAGGATGAGTTATCGTGTAGAACGATCTTTCAGGAAGTTGTCAACAGTTCTGAACACTATGTTTGTCCTTGCGCGTTCGAGTCGTGCGAGGAAGCATTTGAGAGGTTGGAGGGAGAGAAACCTCCGCGTTTTTTCGTTTTAGATTTGCACTTTGGAAAGAATATGAATGGGCTTGAGTTGCTGGAGGTAATCCGGAAAAAGATGCCGGAGACAAAAGTTCTTGTCATCACGGGCGATAAAACACCGGCGACGATGAATACTGCTATTCAACGCGGCGCGGCAGGGTACTTGGTCAAGATAATTGATCTCGAGGAAATAATTCTCTCGCTCGATGAAATTGCAGGAGGAAAAATTCCGATAAGCGCAGAGATGGCGCGGCACGCGCTCCACCTCGTTCCCGAACCTCTCGATGAAAAAGAGAAGCAGTCCCTGACGCCACAGGAGAAAATTCTGTTACCCTATTTTACACAGGGGAAGAGCGACAAAGAAATTGCCGATGAACTGTATCGCTCACCCGACACCGTGCATACCCACCGGAAGCATGTGTATAAAAAATTGGGTGTACACGGAATCAAAGATTTTATCATAAAAATGTTTACAAAAAAACCGAAAAGAAAAAAATACCCTAAGTAGGGTATTGACTTTCTTTTGAGTTATTGTTACTTTGTTTTTGTATTTGTTACGTGGAAAGTGAGTACAAAAATTTAATTAACTTTTTTCGAGCGTCAATAAATTATATGGACTACAAACAATCAATCAATCATATTACTGTTTTCCTGTTTCGTGTGGGAGTCGGTGTGTTGTTTGTTGTTGCAGGGATTACAAAATTAGCAGACACAAAAACATTTGCACAAACGATACAAGAATTTGGAATTACAGGCGATTCGATTAGTACTATCATTTCCTACACATTTCCTATCATTGAACTTATATCAGGGATAGGTATGATAGTTGGGCTGGGTGTTCGATATTCAAGTGCGATAACCATGCTCTTATTACTCATCTTTATCACTCTCATTATACCGATTATTGCTGTTGGTAAAACTGTGAACTGTGGATGTTTCGGCGCCATGAGCAGTGATTCTGTTGATATGATGTTACTACTTCGTGATGGAGTGTTGTTTGGTCTTACACTTGTAGTTTTTAACTATCGCTATCATATTCTAAGTATAGATAGCTTACTTATTTCTGTAAAGGATTAATAACGATGCAATTTTTTGGGAAAACATTTCGATGGTCACAAGTGGCTTTAACTGCATTGATAGGATTTCTATCTATTGAAATCATACTTTTAACACTTCAAAACCGTGAACTAAAAACACAATTGGCAGA includes:
- a CDS encoding DoxX family membrane protein, whose amino-acid sequence is MDYKQSINHITVFLFRVGVGVLFVVAGITKLADTKTFAQTIQEFGITGDSISTIISYTFPIIELISGIGMIVGLGVRYSSAITMLLLLIFITLIIPIIAVGKTVNCGCFGAMSSDSVDMMLLLRDGVLFGLTLVVFNYRYHILSIDSLLISVKD
- a CDS encoding response regulator transcription factor, which encodes MGNNIIQQQTGANGIREDEQQHKPTVWIVEDELSCRTIFQEVVNSSEHYVCPCAFESCEEAFERLEGEKPPRFFVLDLHFGKNMNGLELLEVIRKKMPETKVLVITGDKTPATMNTAIQRGAAGYLVKIIDLEEIILSLDEIAGGKIPISAEMARHALHLVPEPLDEKEKQSLTPQEKILLPYFTQGKSDKEIADELYRSPDTVHTHRKHVYKKLGVHGIKDFIIKMFTKKPKRKKYPK